The Solenopsis invicta isolate M01_SB chromosome 1, UNIL_Sinv_3.0, whole genome shotgun sequence DNA segment atacatataaatgtataatttttacaagtagaTCATATTGAAAATTAGAAACAGccatcaatttaattaaaatgagtAAAACACCAGTTTCTATTCTTCAAGAGATGATGGTAAAACAGGGTATGATACCTGACTATGATTTGATACATGATGGTGGAGGTCGTCatgtaaatacttttacatATCGAGTTTCATGCGATGGTCTCAATGCAACTGGTACAGGCCGTTGCAAAAAAGATGCAAAACACGAAGCTGCTAAAGCTATGTTGACAGAGATTGCTAAGCATAGAAACTATCCCCAGCTGCCAGCTGCTAATACACCAACAGTGTCTCCATCCAGATCACCGTTTCATTCTGCTCCTCTTCCACCAAGGTTACCTTCAAATGTACCTTTTTTTAATGCTGTTGGCGAATTGcaggtaattattattataatatataatgttataatcaTGCATCTCTTTGTTAATTTATCATTTGTGAGTTTTTCAGGAACTTTGcgctattaataatttacaagagcCAGAATATCTTCTCATCAAGGATATTGGACCACCACATGCTAGAATCTTCACTCTTCGatgtaaaatatctaattttgaGGAAGATGGAACGGCAACTACAAAAAAACAAGCAAAACATGATGCTGCAAAAAAAATGGTTGACCGAATTAAAGGTTTGGTTAATAATTCAAATGACTACAGAGAGAGAAGTGAAGAGGAATCTATTTCAAACTCATCTATTAAAAGTATTGATACAGAACTAATGAATAAAAATGCGGAAGAACGGTACTGTGCATTGACCAAAACaacgagaaaaattaatttaggttTAAAATTAGCTGATTATCACAATTACTTTAGTAATTCTTTAGAAACAGATAAAcgcaatatatttttagaacaatTAGAGTGTATGTTCCCAAACGAATGTTTTGAAAAGCAGTACATTAGTGAAGAGTCCTTGATGCAAAAAATATCTGAATTAGAGACTCTTCTATCAGAGATTGATGTAACAATTAATATGAAAGAAATAGCTACAGATAATAATTGTTTCATAGGTGCAATAGAATTAAATACTTGTCCTCTTATCACACAGATTGGTATGGGAAATGATAAATTTGGCGCTTTTTGGAAAGCGTTAGCTCAAGTAATAGTATctctaaaattacttttatcgtaaaataacattaaagtacaaactaaattttttttaaatttacaatgatATTGGTTATGctgaaatttgtttttttaatttgaggtacatttttggggattttaaaaaattaaaaattgatttatacaaatgatacttagtttgtttattatataaaatattaaattttctttaagtttattatatagaaaataattttgtataaaaaattttttgttttgttctaTTACATAAagatggaaaataatatttttataaagtatgtttatgttgcattatttttattatggtaTCTAAGCATGCAAAgggctattttttttttgttcctaaTTTACATAGTATCGgtgatataacaaatataataattagatttattGTGTCTCTTTTATTTTGTGCTATTGatttacaatgtaatatatCTTACATGAATGAatgatattttacataaatgacgtatatatatatatatatatgtatatatataatttgttttattaaacacaatctatatttttatataattcattatttaaaaaaaactatatataaaataaatattaaattacattatcattttttattgcttatatCTCATAATgtagaaagaaataataaattggaatattgtactatatataattcaaatataattttaatttatttgaattaaactctttaaattatatgcattatttaattttttatttaatatcgcATAACAAAGCTACACCTCGAAGTGTCCAATGCCGAGGATTGTAATCCGTTTCAAAATCGATAGAACCCACATATTTCGCATCTGTTCTTTGAGGTTTCCTATATATAGGACATTCATATAATTTCGGATCTTTACCGGCGGTggtatttattgcaaaaatataaataaccgGCATTTGTTCGTAAAGAACTTTTGGTCTACTCTCAACGAGTTTACCGGCCTTTCGATCAAGCGATGCGCCTTCTAGAAATAAACCGTGAACATAAACTCCTTCTTGAGGCTGACTTTTAACGTCTTCTTTATTATAGCGCGTAATCACATTTTGTAAGACTACGGAATCTAGAGCCCAGCCTTTATGTGCTCTGGTCACttcctaaaatttatttattttactgtaattaaCTGACAACTTAAGTAGTAAAAGATAAagttattgtgataaaagtaaactataatttttatcgtaaattttgtatttctaaaactggatatatttaacaatgtaaACTTTATATTCAGCAGCGATGCAGGCAAatctaatttcattaaaaaatgtatcttataaatttatagtcaAATCtgtcgaaaataaattttataaagtatttttcaagaTTGCTACAGATCGGAAAAACCGACAAAATTGAGAAGTCATGGAAATTAAAATTGCTCAGAGAATGATATAGAAGATCTGAAATTAGAGCTTTAAATTTGCTCacaatttctttaaatgttttattttaaagactacttataatttctaaaatgttatttctgtATAATTAAATGCATGTTCACAACTTGCAcactttacaaattattttttatgcgtTAGAGTTgtattttctaaattctttagagtgaattttattctaaagaatttagagagtagcaggtagtaaaatttaagcaatacaAAAAGCTACCAATTTTAGTTTATTAGTCCTCAGTCATACAAGATAAAAGAGTTATGATTATTTCATTGTAAAGATCATACTATTctctatttaacatttaaattttattaaaacatataatggCATTGctatttaaatcatattttcaaaacaatcaatatatcttgaaaacagCTCAACCGATTGACTTgcaattttacacaattttagtAGATACTAAAAACTAGTGCATGACGtaggatttttttataatgcttgATTTTTGTTGCAGCCaaaaaacgaataaaatttataataaactgcCGTGTTGACTTTAATCAAGTACcattttcaaatgtaatatcaaGTACcattttcaaatgtaatatcaagtaccattttcaaatgcaatgcGAAATCAAGCATtagatttgtttttattttataaaatttgtgt contains these protein-coding regions:
- the LOC105194340 gene encoding RISC-loading complex subunit tarbp2, giving the protein MSKTPVSILQEMMVKQGMIPDYDLIHDGGGRHVNTFTYRVSCDGLNATGTGRCKKDAKHEAAKAMLTEIAKHRNYPQLPAANTPTVSPSRSPFHSAPLPPRLPSNVPFFNAVGELQELCAINNLQEPEYLLIKDIGPPHARIFTLRCKISNFEEDGTATTKKQAKHDAAKKMVDRIKGLVNNSNDYRERSEEESISNSSIKSIDTELMNKNAEERYCALTKTTRKINLGLKLADYHNYFSNSLETDKRNIFLEQLECMFPNECFEKQYISEESLMQKISELETLLSEIDVTINMKEIATDNNCFIGAIELNTCPLITQIGMGNDKFGAFWKALAQVIVSLKLLLS